The window CGCCAGCGACGTGAGCAGGTCGCCGAAGCCGGCGATGGCGAACCCGACCGCGACGGCCACGAAGACGACCGCCGCGAGCGTCAGCTTCCGGGCCGGCTTCGCCAGCGTCGGCTCGATGTCACGGGCCTGCAACAGGCGCGTGACGACCGGGACGACGACGATGCGGCCGAGCAGGTAGAACACCACGACCGTCAGGACGAACACGAGGAGGTCGCCGGCGAACGCTACCGCGCCCGCCGCCAGGTTGTTGAACAGCGTGTCGATGCGTTGCCCCAGCGTCTGTACCGGCAGGGTCGGGAGCATACGCCCCGGCAGACTCGGCGCGGGGCCGTAATGGTAGTGGCCCCGGCGACCGAAACGACACGCTCTTTACCCGGACCCGCCTTCGCTCGGATGCAAGGGACCGTGGGGTAGTGGTATCCTCTGCGGATGGGGTCCGTAGGACCCGAGTTCAATTCTCGGCGGTCCCGTTCTCGACTTCGGAGCGACAGTACCCTTAGCTGCGCTCGTAGTCTCTCAGGCCGTAACTCCGAACCCCCGGTGAGGGTCGCTGCGACCCTCTCCAGCGGCGGTCAGAACGGGGGTGTCGAGCGAGATCGAGGCGACGCCGACACCGGGTCGGCGCTCAGTTGACAAGCAGCTGGGCGTTTGAGTTTCTCGCACGGATCGCGATGGGTGGGTTACCCCGGTTCAGCGGCAGTTCCTGGGCGCCGTGTTCACAACGCCTTCTGTACGGGACGCGACCGCATCGCGCTCCGCGCGACTGGCGACCGGGAGAAGCTGCTCGACCAGGCGAGAGGTGCCATCGATGCCGACGCTGATGCCGAGGTGATCGACGCCGCGCTCCAGCACTCGTCGAGACCGTCGAGAACTACGAGGCGGTGAAACGCGAGGTTGACGCCGAACTGGCCGAGCAGCTCCCGACCGAGGTCGTTCGGCTCACGCTCTACCCGCAGGTGCGGACCGATTGACAGCCGGCGACCAGGGTGATTGCTGACACCTTTCGAACGCCGTGCTGAATAGAGTGCGCGCGTTGGGTCTGGGAGCGATTGCCGCCAACACTACCCCTCTACCGAAAGCGTCTCAATTCACAGAGCCTGCGTCAGTTGACATAGTTGTCGTCAGGTTAGGTGATAGCTAGACCGACCCACCCACAGATTGAGAAGTTACACCGAAGAAAAGTACGACTGGCCGAATCTGAGCAGGTCCCGGTCGAATTCCTCCGGGTCGTCGATTCGAAAGTGGAAGAGCTGGTTTCGCATGTCTCCGATTTCGAACACCAGCTCTCGAATCACGTCCTGTTGATCGTCGAAGAGCGATTCAAACTCCTCCCAGTGAATCGATATAAACTGGGCATAGTGTGCGTAACTGCAATGCTCGATCGACGCCGGTGTCGGCAGTGGGTGTTCTTCGTCGAACGTTTCGGCCAACTGCTCCGACAGGGAGTCTCCGAACACTCGCGTGAAGATGTCACGCAACTGCATTTCGATCGATTCGATCAACAGAAACGGTTCGAGCATCTGCTTCAACCGTGTGAGGAGGTCGTAGTCGGTCAGAATGTTCCACTCGCCCTCTCGATTGACCACGATATACGTGTACTCTGCGAGTGCATCGAATACGGCCAAGAGGTTCTCGTCCTCGCTGATGGTGTGTGCATCTTCAACTGCGGCCCCGACCGAGATGTTATCGAGCGTTTTGTGCCCGACCTCCAGTTGATGGAATGCAAGGAGCGTCCGGACGACTGACCTGTAAGTGACAATTCCGACCAACTCACCGTCGCGTTCGACACCGATCTGTGTATAGCTGTACTCGAACATCCGACGGAGTGCCGATTCGAGGCCGAGATCGTATTCGACGGTCTGGAGAGTATTCTCGATAGGTAGGTCGGCGACTGTGTACATGGACGGATGGAGAGTTGGGTCGCAGATAACTATACATATCGGCACCCCTCCAGAGCACCGCTTCGTCGGCGTGATGACTACTCTCGGAAGTGGTCTCACCGGTACTGGCAGCGAGTAGTTACGTTCCCCAGCCGACGTTCCATGCATCGCGAGAGCCCTGTATCAGGAGCGGAAGGCCTCGAACACTCGGGGCTCGATCTTCTGGAGGTGTTCACCCACCGTCCCGACGGACAGCCCCAATCGGTCGGCAATGTCCCGATGAGTCGCCTCACGTTGCACGGTATAGTACCCGAGTTCGAGGGCGATCTCGAGCACTTCTCGCTGACGCTCTCGTCAGCGGTGACAAGCCATGCTGACTACACCCTCTGCATCGGTCACGTCGGTACTGACAGACGATGGGGAGTTCGAAACGGTATTGCTGCATGCAGCGCGCGTATCGGTCACGAAAGCCGAATCAAGAGTTCCCTGAGCGAATCATCCGATAGAGCGCGTGGAGCAGTCCCCCATCAGTATGTACCGGTACAATCGAGAAGACGACCCAAACGGTAAGAAGCTATGAGGTGGATTCTATGATACGCTCCCGGCATCTGCTCAACCGAACACGGCAGTTTCACGCTTCAGTACGGGACCAGGGACTCAGAGGACCACCTGTCGTAATTTGCTCATCAGCAAGGAGCCGATCGTGTACCAGACACGCTGCAATGCCAAACAGCGCGGCCACGATTCCGACGACGCCAAAGGAGGAAATCACGAGCTCGCTCTCGTTTACCAGGAACACCGACGTGAATACACCCAGGGTGAATGAGCCATGAAAAAACGTCGCGGCGAGCACCGACTGGGCCCGGACGGTCAGGTAGGTGTAAATCGGCGACAAAGCCACGGTTGTGACAGTCATCGTGAATATCCCGACCACTGGTTGGTTCGGGAACTGGAGTCCGAGAAGGATGAGCGGGGTATGCCAGATTCCCCAGACCAAACCCGTCCATAGCGACAGTTTCCAGAATCCGAGTGGTGCCAACTCCGTAAGCAACAGCCCCCGCCAGCCGAGTTCTTCGCCGAGGGCGGCGAGCGCGAAGAGCGTCCCCCCGAGGACGAGTCCCAGTCCGGCCAAGAGGACGACTACCGGAACGCCGGTCTGTTCCAGTTCGGCAATCGTGTCAACGGCTTCCGCCTCCGTGAAGCCGAGTTCGAGCAAGAACGCCGAATACTCTGTCGTAAACGTCGTGCCCGGAAGCACAAGACCGACGCCAATCATCGCGGCAGTAAGCCCAACCGGTGCTACCCAGGCGAGGCGAATCCACCGAATGCGCCCTCGGTAAAGACCAGTTCCCTTCCGAATGGATGCTCGGCGATACCGGAGAAGTGTAATTGCCGCGATGGCAGGGGCCCCCATGAAGACAAGAGTGCCAATGCCCTGCCCGGCGCTACTTCCGATATCGACGTCGGCGAAATAGAGCACAGCCACACCACCCCAGGAGATGGCAAACGTGAGGACGAGTAACTCCGATACTTTTCGAATATCTACCGGGGGTTGTCGTAACGTTCTTTCTGACATGTAGATGTGTTCGTTCAATACAGTGATAACACTGGGGGCGACGATTGATACGCACGCATACTGTGTTGGCGGTTCACGGCCCTCAGAGGTGAAAGCACATCCACTCGAACAGTTCTACGATACCTACGAACGTCACCAGGTCCGGATAGAGGACCCACCGGCAACTATGCCCAGGATATCCGACGAAACCCGAACGAATAGCACACCAGGAGCTCGTGGTGCATACAGCCTCTGAGTCGGTCACGCTGGTACTGACAGCGTTCTGCCACGAACCTCACCGGCTGCAGGCCGCGTACTCATCTCTCCAGCCAGTACCTATTCTGAAATCCATTCGATCGTGTCAGCAGTGCCCTGGACGGTCACGCCGATGTTCTCCAATTCCCGGATACCGCGTTCATATACCCTGGAGGTCGCGTCGGGAACGAAAACCAGCCGATAATCCCGCTCGCTTGCTTCGTAGATTGTCGTTCGCGGACAGTTCGGGAAGTTACACCCACAGGCGACGACCGTATCCACCGACCGTGCAGCGAGAAAGTCCTCCAATCCGGTTCGATAGAACGCGCTCCAGCGGGGTTTGTACATAATCCATTCTTGTGAGCCGATCTCCTGAAAGTCACCGCGGAGCAGCGCCTCGGAATCGATACGCACGTCGGCCGATGGTTTCAATTCCTCAACGAGCTCGGCGCCGTCAGTTCCAGGCTGGACGATTTCAGCCCCGGCTTCAATCGTTGCCCGCCTGCACTGATCGACGTTTGACCCGTCCTCCTTGTACAACCGGACGACATTAACGATCGGTGCGTCCGCAGACCGAAACGCCTCGGCGAGACGCTTCATCTGTGATACTGCCTGAGCGGTCCCCTCAATCTCTGCCGGAGCACCGGGCAACGTGAAGTCGTTTTGCGTATCGATGGTAAGCAGAACCGAACTCCCCGGACGGGGCTCGATATACTCGTCCATGCCCCGCAGTGGTGTGCCAGTTCGGTTAAATCAGGGGTGCTGCGTACACCCTCTGCATCGGTCAGGCCGATACTGATTGCGAGTAGTCACGCCTTCTGACCGGTACTGAATACAGCGCGCGAGTCGGTCAGACTCAAGCGGACATCCGCCCGCGATGCGGGAACTGGCGGGCCCCAGGGGCCGGCTGGTGAGAGAGCTTCCGAAAGAGAACTCGCGCGCGAGGATGGTCACACGTCCAGTTGCCGCTCGAACTCGAAGGTCGCCGCGGCGCCCCCCGCCGCCTGCGGTTTCAGGACCACTGTCACCTGCCCATCGTTGTTCTGGACCTTCCGGCCGCCGCCGAGCCCCGGGTCGACGTTCTTCGTAATCTCCGACTTCCGGCTCCGGGCGCCGACATCACCGATCGACTGGGTGCCCTCGTAGACCTGGTCGCCGCCGGTAGACACCGTGATCCCGACCGTCACATCCGCTGCCGGCGCCATCCCGCGGTTCGTGATGGTGTAGGTCACCGTCCGGCAGGTGAACCCGCACTGGCTGGTACTCTCGGCGAGGCTGGCGTCGAACTCGACGCCCGCGGGCGTGGGCGTCGGACCGCCGGTCGGTGTCGACGCGCCCGTCTCCCCGCCCGTTGCCGTGGCGTCCGTGGTCGGCGCTTCTGTGGGCGTGAGTGTTTGCTGGTCCGGCGTCGATTCGGGCGTGTCACCGTCGCTCGACGTGTCGTTGCACCCCGAGAGCGCGACCGCGGCGGCGAGACTTCCCAGGAGGGCCCGTCGGCGCATGCTCGTGTGTCTCGCCTCCAGCGGATAGGTTTACCGTCCGTTCAGGACGGAATCGACCCCGTCCGATTCGGCCCACTCGCGCCGGGGCGAGGTCGGCATCGGTACTCCACTCGGCTGCGAACCTGCATCACGCCCCGACCACCACCGCGTGCCCACAGGCGGCACAGTAACCGCCATCCACACTGACGGCCTCGTGCGTGCTGGGCCGGAGCAGTTCCTCTACTGCAGGCCGTCCAGTATCCGCGCCGGTCGTCGGCCGTCGGGTAGACGAGGATGAGCAGTGGCACCAGAACCATCGTCCACACCGTTGGCGAGAGCGTGGGAATCGTATAGAAGGTCGTGTAGAGGTAGCTGGCCAGCCCCAGGAGCGGCGCAAACACGACCGTCGGGGCGACCGGACCCAGCCGCGCCGCGGTCGGCGAGCCGTCCAGGCCGTACGTGGCGGTGACGGAGGGCGCCGGCCACTCGATGGTGAGCGACACCGTCTCGGCATGCCGGGCGTGGACGACGTAGTGGGCACCTTCGTGGAGTGCATACACGGCGGCGCACGCGAGCAGATAGCCGCCGATGAGGGCGAGGGGATTCCAGACCATGGGATGCTCAGGGGGGTGTGGGGGCTGACACAGATTGATGCTTCTATCGCGGCAGTCTCGGGACTTTTCCACGAAGGCGGGCTGGCTGAGCCCGGCCCCTGCACCACGCTTTTGAGTCGTCCTCCGGTGGGCCTACGTCCAATGTCACGGTCGGTACCCGTCCAATGCCCGAGCTGCGGCTGGACCGGTACAGAGGCAGAGTTAGCCAAGCGGGGGCGGACCTACCATTGCCCCGTCTGCGACGACGAAATCCCGGTCGAGTGAGCAGCCGGCGTGTGACGACTCTTACGCCCCAAGGCTGACAGGGCGCGTGGCGATACCCCGGCCGGGATTCGGGCGCTGAAACACGCCGCCGAGCGGCCCCCCTCAAGCGGTGTCGACCGCACCAGTGGGGCCGCAATCGCCGAGGAGGTGCCCGAGGCCCGGGCGGAGATCCGCCAGCAGACCATCTAGAACCTCACCCATCGGTAGCGCGTTCTGTTCGAAGTAATCGAAGAGCATGGAGAGGTGTCGGCCAGTGACCTGTACGCGGCGTACGAGAAGCGGGTCGAGGAGCCGTGCTCGGAGCGCCAGCGGCGCAACTATCTCACGGAACTGGAGTGGTACAACCTCATCGGGCGGGAGGGTGAGCGCCGGTGGGCGACGTATCGGGTCGTCGAGGGGCCCGTGCAGTCGTAGCCCGGGGCTGGTCGGTGGGGAACGAACGCAGGAAGGGTTGGTTACAGCTCTACGCGTTCGGGCCGGTCCACTTGCCGAGCGTGGCCGTGTCGCCGCCGTTCGAGGAGGACCAGAGGACCCGAATCGTTGGGTCGTGGTAAGTTTGGCATCGATTCCACCAGACGGCGAAGGTTTGCAGCCACGACTCAGCTGAGCGTAGCGACGCGTTGCTGAACGTATTGGAGAACAAAGATATTCGCCGTTTTACCCCCCTAAAGATACGTGCAGCGCTGTTCCGATTTCCGTGGCGAACCGTGTGAAATCGCAAGCCGAGTCGCTCAAGGACGCTAGCGAGTGTCGGCGCAGCATCGACGAGGAACGTGGCCTGCTCGACCTGCTGTTGTTCGCGGAGTTCACGCACGAACAGCACGGTGAGTTGCGTGGTTCGCGACCGAAACAGCCGTGCGTGGAGGATTTCGTTCGTCGCTGAATCGACGGCGGCGAACAGCCAGTGCCGTTCGTCGTTGACCTGAATCACGGTTTCGTCCACCGCGACGTGATTCGGCGAGCCGCCGCAGTTGGGCTGTAGGTCGGCCTTCTGCACCCAGTTGTGAATGGCGGTGCGGCTCCGTTCGACACCCAACCTCTCGAGAACCCGTTTGGTATTCGAAAGTGATAGTCTCGCGACGTGGAGGTGAATACCCACTTCGACGATTTCGCGGGGGGTCCGCTCGATGAATTCTAAGTCAATCCAGCTAGCACGGCCGCTGAGGCGTTCGAATTCGTCGATGAACACTTCGAACTCGAACGCCTCTTTCTCTAAGTTAACGCGACCCCACCCGGCCGCCCCCGCGATTTTATATCCGCTCCGTCCGCTGACGGACCGATGAACGAGAACGAGAACGAAAGCGAAGACGAAAGCGAGAACGGGACCGTCTACATCGTCGCACAGATCCAGGTCGAGGACTGGGACACCTACGAGTCCGACTACCTCCCGAAGACGCTCGAACGCATCACCGCACACGGCGGCGAGGTGCTGGTGGCGAGCGAGGCGGCCGAGGAACTGGAGGGGGAGTGGGACGGCAACTGGACGGTCATCATCGAGTTCCCGTCCGAGGCCGACGCCTACGCGTTCATGCAGGACGAGGAGTACGTCGAGGCGATGCGCGCGCGCCACGAGGCGGCCGCGTGGAACGACATCGCGATGCTCCCGGCGTTCGACGGCTGAGACGGGGGGTCGGGAATCCACGGCCCGCTACGGGTCGCTCCCGTCCGCAGCCGGGTCGTCGATGGTGTCACTGTCGCTGTTGCCCGCGGCGTCCTCGGCGACGACCGTGAACGAGTACGCGTCCCCATACGCGCCCTCCCGATGGTACGTCTCGGTCCCGCTGTAGGAGCTGTAGGTCTGGACGAGGCTCCCGTCCCGCCGGACCTCGACGGTCACCGAGTTGAGGTCGCCGTCGGCGTCGGAGGCGCCCCAGGAGATCTCGAACTCGGCGTGGTCCGTCGCGGCCTTGTTCTTGCAGCCCCCGTTCCCGTTCCCGGGGTTGACGTCCGAGCACTCGCTGTTGTCCGTTACCGAGAACGAGTCGACGGTCGGGGCGTTGTTGCCGCCGGGACCGGGGCTCGAGGCGGGGTAGTCCGCGGTCGCGGTCTCGGACTCGCTCTCGCTCGTGTCGACGGCCGTCACGCTGGACTCGTCCGGGAGGCTGTCGCAGTCGATCACCCCGGCGTCGCACGCGACCGTCGTGGTCGGGCCGGTCGTCGTCCGGTCGCGAGAGCCGTCGGCGTCGAAGTCCCAGTGGTACTCGTCGACCCGGTCGGCCTCCGTCGTGCCGCTGGCATCGAACCGGTACTCGTCGCCATCGCTCCGTTCGGAGACGGCGAGGTCCGCGATGATGGTCCGCCCCGGGAGCGTCACCGTCCCCTGTGTGGCGCTGGCCCCGTCGACATCGATGCGGTTGACCGAGATGTGCAGGTACGTGACCGGCGGCGGAAGCGCCGTCCCCGCGGGGAACCGCGGCTCGACCTTCCGGAGCCCCTCGCCGTAGTCGAAGCTCGTCCCCTGCTGGATGCTGGTCGGGCCGCCGATGATGGCGCCGTGTACATCGCCGCTCCCCTGGCCCACGCAGACATCGACATCGGTCGGGCAGGCCGAGGTGGCCGAGGTGAGTCCGTACTCCCCGACCGCCTCGTTCGACCCCTCGGCGGGCGCCTGGCGGGGGGCGTACACCGCACCCGTGAACCCCTTGCTCTGCCCCATCGCGAAGTGCATCTCAGAGGTTCCGTACAGCTGGAAGCGGCTGGCGTTCCCCGAGTCGACGCTCACCTCGGCCTGCCCGGTCGCCATCGCGACATCCCCGTTCGTGTAGATTCGGGCGTAGTGGTTCGTGTCCTGGCCGTTCTCGACGGCAATCTTCCCACCGTCCAGCCCGATGTTCCCGTCGACGAACAGCGTGACGTTGCCCGAGGAGAGATCGAGGGAGAGGGTGTCGCCGCTGAGACCGACCCCCTCGCTGTAGTACGCTCCCGAGGTGAGCGTCGTGTCGCCGGCGATGTTCGCGTCCGGGTGGTCGTCCTCGGCGTTGTCGAGGAGGACCTCGATGCCGGCGTCGAGGGCCATCCACCGCGTGTCGGTGTTCGTGGTGATGCAGTCCGAACCGCTCCCGGCGGCACACTCGATGCTCCCGTGCTTGTCGCTCACGCTCCCCGCCGAGACGACGGCCGTATCGACGGTCTTCGGGGTCTCCACGCCGATATCGCCGTCGGCGACGAGACCGTCGCGGTACGTTCCATCGAGGTCGAGGCGAGCGAGGTCCGCCTCGACGGTCCGGTTGTTGTGGTGGACCGTGACGGAGACGCCGTCGATGCGGTCGCGGAAGTAGTCCGCCCAGGCGACGTAGTGGTCGCTGGTGATGCTGACCGTGAGAATCTGCTCCCGGACGACGCCCGGACCGAGCCCCTGCCGGGAGCCGGCCGCCTGGAGGGTGACCTCCTCGCCGGTCCCGGCGTCGGCCGGGTTGGCGGCGACGAGGGGGAGCGTGAGCGTCCCCGCCCGGTAGTGGAATTCGGGCGGCGATATCATCCGGCTCGCGTTGCCCGTGCCGCGCCAGACGCCGCCACCCTGGTAGGCGACGACCTGGTCGCTCGTCTCCCGCGTGACGGTCCCGAGCGTCTGGTTGAGGTACTCGGTCCCGTCCTGGGCCTCGACGACGATGCGACCCGTCGCCGCCGCGGTGAGTGCACCCCCGCGACCGCTCCGGGTGAGGGGGACCGTCTGGACCTGGCTGTCACCCAGCGCGACCCGTGCCGCCTTCGCGTCGAGCTGCGTGAGCGCCGTCTCGGCCTGCCCCTGCTCGATGGTCCCCTCGATGTCGTTCAGTCCGGCCGCGCCGATAACGACCACCAGCGTGACGCCGAGCGCCGTGATACCCAGCAACAGCGCGACCCCGAGTACCGATGCCTGAGCCCGGCCGGCGTCCCCGCTCTCGTCCCCACGGCCGGCGTCCCCCGTGTGCAGCATTACTCGTCGTTGGCCACCGGAAATAAACAGGGGACCGACCACCACCCCCCGGACCGTCTATATCGGGGGGCACCCCCCGCAACGACCCGGACGGGGCGGCCACGTCTGGCGGAGCAACCACGACGGACGGGGCCGAACGCCGGTCGGGGATGAGCGTGCCCCCACCCGAACCCCTTTGTCACTCACACCCAACCGGGTAGCCATGCGTGCAGCAGTCCTGCGAGAACACGGCGAACCACTGGACGTGACCGAGGTCGACCCCCCGGAGCCGGACCCGGACGGCGTCGTCGTCGAGATCGAGGCGTGTGGCATCTGCCGGTCGGACTGGCACGGCTGGCAGGGTGACTGGGGCTGGCTCGGCCTCGAAACGTCGCCCGGACAGATCCTCGGCCACGAGCCCGCCGGCCACGTCGTCGCCGTCGGCGAGGAGGTCGAGAAGGTCCGCGAGGGTGACCACATCGCGGTCCCGTTCAATCTCGGCGACGGCACCTGCGAGCAGTGCCGCACCGGCCACGGGAACACCTGCGACAACACCACGCCGCTCGGATTCGTCGAGAGCGCACCCGGCGCGTTCGCCGAACTCCTGCACGTCCCCCACGCCGACCACAACGCCGTCCACCTGCCCGAGGGCGTCTCCTCGACCGATATGGCGGGACTGGGCTGTCGGTTCATGACCGCGTTCCACGGGCTGGCACACCAGGCGCCCGTCAGCGCGGGCGACTGGGTCGCGGTCCACGGCTGTGGCGGCGTCGGCCTCTCGGCGGTTCACATCGCGGACGCGCTCGGCGCGAACGTCGTCGCGGTCGACCTCGACGACGACAAGCTCTCGAAGGCCGCCGAGCTCGGCGCGACCGAGACGGTCAACGCCGGCGAGACCGAGCGCGTTCCACGGGAGATAAAGGGTATCTCCGACGGCGGCTGCCACGTCTCCGTCGACGCGCTCGGCATCGAGGAGACCTGCCGCAACTCCATCCTCGGGCTGGGCAAGCGCGGCACGCACGTCCAGATCGGCCTCACCACGGAGGCCGAGCAGGGTGACCTCTCCATCCCCTCGGACCTGATGGTGATGCAGGAGATCGAGTTCGTCGGCTCGCTGGGCCTGCCGCCGACGCGCTACGACGAGATTTTCCGGATGGTCGCGACGGACAAGATCACCCCGGGCGCCGTCGTCAGCGAGACCGTCGGACTGGAGGACGTCAGCGACAAACTCGCGGCGATGACCGACTTCGAGACCGAGGGCATCCCCGTCGTCGACTCGTTCTGAGCCGGGCGGCCTCGCGGTCCCTGGGCCACCCGGACCCGCGGAATCGGGGACGCTGGCCCATCCCATTCGGACACGGACACATAGCAATTACTAGTCACCCATGTCGAATGCTTCGCCATCAGCATCCGATTAGCAGGTATTTGACTCGATATTCACCAGAATCGTAGAAAATCCACTTAGGTGGTCCGTCCACAGAGCCGGTATCTCTATGGCCGGAGACAGTTCTCGACACCATCACGCGACGCCGACCCGACGCCGACTCATCAGGGGCGGCGCGGCCGCCGTGGGGACGGCAGGGTTCGCCGGGCAGGCGAGCGCCCTCGGCGAGGAGGCCGGGCACACGACCGACGACACCCTCGCGACGGGCGACCGCGAGGTCCGGGCCATCTACACGATGCCGAAGTGGTACTGGGACGGGCAGACGGTCGAGTCCAGCCGGCTGAAGATGACGCAGTTCCTCAACCGGGCCGAGGAGACGGGGCTGAACACCATCTACGCCTGGATAGAGAGCGACGGCCTCGCCTCGCTGCTGGGTGAACCGGCCTACGCGCAGTCACCGAAGTACGACTTCTGGAACCCGGACCGGGGCTGGGACCCGCTGGGTGAACTCATCGCCGGCGCCGCCCGGCGCGGTATCGAGGTCCACCTCTGGTACCCGTTCGTCCGGTACAAGCGCTCGATACTCCCCGTCCCGGAGTTCAACCCCGACCTAGAGGTACTCCCCCCAGGCGACCCCGGCTGGGCGGCGCTCAGCAAGTCGCAGTACGAGGCAGGCCACGACGACTCGACCGACATCGACGCCAACGCACTCTGTGCGAACAACTCGGCCGCGCGTGCGTGGACCCTCGAGACGCTGGCACGGGCGTTCGACCGCTATCCGATGCTCTCGGGGCTCCACATCGAGGAACCGGGCTACCTCGACGCCGAGCGGTGCGTCTGCCCCCGCTGCCGGACCCACTACGCCGATGTCTACGACGACGATCCGGAGAACTACGTGGACCACGTCTACGACACCAGAGAGCCGTACTTCGAGGACGACCTCGCGCTGCCGGTGAAGAACCACGGCACCGACGCCTTCGCCGAGGCCCTCTACGACTGGTGGACCTCGAGCCAGTCCACCGACGCCCTCTCGTACAACGGCGCGTGGCTCCCCGAGTTCGACGCCGTCCGCGGTCGCAACTGGCCGACCTGGTCCGAGGAGGGCTGGCTCCCCTACTACGCCCCGCAGATATACACGCAGGAGGTCGGCGTCTACCGCGACCGGCTGAAGGCGACGATGGAGGCGCTCACGGGCACCGTCGTCGTGCCGGTGACGGGGCTGCGGTGGGGCACCGAGGCCACCGCCCGCAACGACGTGGCGACCGTGGCCGACCAGGTCGAACTCGTCCGGTCGATGGACGGCTACGCCGACATCGTCACCGGCGGGACGGGGCTGTTCCTGGGCTCGGCACTCACGCCCGAGATGACCGTCGGCCTGCGAGCCGGCCCGTACACGCAGTCGGCCTCGCCCCACTGGTCCGACGGCTCGAACGAGCAGTCGTCCAGGGACGCGACACTCGCAGCGCTGCGCGAACAGGAGCCGTTCGCGTTCACCAGCCACTGGCCCGAGGACGTCCCGCTCCGCTCGACGATGGGCGGCGACGGCTCGGTCGAGACGAGCGACGGCGGGCGGGTCGACATGAGCGGCATCACCGAGACGGTCTGAGTGGTGACGGATGCGGGGGGACTCGACCGACCCGTCGTCGCTCGCGACGTGGGGCAGCCGTGAGCGCGGGCGTCGTCACCAGATGGTGCCCGGTAAAAGAACCCACCGGCAACCGAAGCCACAACCCATACACAGTTTCCAGCCGTTGTTACGGTATCATGACCACAGAGACCCGCGCGGACGAGATCGCCGTCTCGGACACCGGTCCCGGCCCTGCCGCCGAGACGTGCGACCTCTGCGGTGCGGTCGTCCAGCCCGACCCCGGCGAATCACGGTTCGAGGCCGTGGTCGCGCACTTCGAGACGGTCCACGTGGACCGGGACTGAACCCGGGGCTCGACGAGGAGGGAGATAGCCGCGTCAGACCGCAAAAATCAGTATCGGAAGCGTCGTCGTCAGGTGGTCTCCTCGACGAGGACTTCCAGTTTCGAGAACGAATCTATCGGCAGTTCGCTCGGGAAGTCGTACGTGACCGATGTCACCGAATCCTGCGTGAACGTCTTCCCGGTGTAGGTCTTGCTGTCCACGATGGTGCCGTCCGACTTCTTGATGGAGATGTGAACGTCGCCCGTGTGGTCGGTCATGCCGGTGTTGTTGACATCGACGGTGACGCCCGTCGCGTTGACGCCGGAGTACGAGAGACTCTGCGAGTCGATGGACAGGTTGGTCGAACCCGTGACCTGCCCCTCACCGGGAGCGACTTCGTTCGGATTGGCCTGGGAGATGGTCACCGCTGCCGCCGCGAGTCCGCCACCCACCACCAGCGCGACCAGACCGACCGCGATGGTCGAGGTCTTGATTGGGAAACTCATGTTGCACTGCTTCCTTCCGCTCGGCGACCCATCCTCGTGCGCACTAGCCTGTTACCCCCGTTCGCTCGGATGGCTTTCCAGCTAGACCGGGGCGAAGAACGGCCCGGTGTGGAGACGACGTTGCCGGC of the Haloglomus salinum genome contains:
- a CDS encoding DUF7289 family protein translates to MLHTGDAGRGDESGDAGRAQASVLGVALLLGITALGVTLVVVIGAAGLNDIEGTIEQGQAETALTQLDAKAARVALGDSQVQTVPLTRSGRGGALTAAATGRIVVEAQDGTEYLNQTLGTVTRETSDQVVAYQGGGVWRGTGNASRMISPPEFHYRAGTLTLPLVAANPADAGTGEEVTLQAAGSRQGLGPGVVREQILTVSITSDHYVAWADYFRDRIDGVSVTVHHNNRTVEADLARLDLDGTYRDGLVADGDIGVETPKTVDTAVVSAGSVSDKHGSIECAAGSGSDCITTNTDTRWMALDAGIEVLLDNAEDDHPDANIAGDTTLTSGAYYSEGVGLSGDTLSLDLSSGNVTLFVDGNIGLDGGKIAVENGQDTNHYARIYTNGDVAMATGQAEVSVDSGNASRFQLYGTSEMHFAMGQSKGFTGAVYAPRQAPAEGSNEAVGEYGLTSATSACPTDVDVCVGQGSGDVHGAIIGGPTSIQQGTSFDYGEGLRKVEPRFPAGTALPPPVTYLHISVNRIDVDGASATQGTVTLPGRTIIADLAVSERSDGDEYRFDASGTTEADRVDEYHWDFDADGSRDRTTTGPTTTVACDAGVIDCDSLPDESSVTAVDTSESESETATADYPASSPGPGGNNAPTVDSFSVTDNSECSDVNPGNGNGGCKNKAATDHAEFEISWGASDADGDLNSVTVEVRRDGSLVQTYSSYSGTETYHREGAYGDAYSFTVVAEDAAGNSDSDTIDDPAADGSDP
- a CDS encoding CPBP family intramembrane glutamic endopeptidase — encoded protein: MSERTLRQPPVDIRKVSELLVLTFAISWGGVAVLYFADVDIGSSAGQGIGTLVFMGAPAIAAITLLRYRRASIRKGTGLYRGRIRWIRLAWVAPVGLTAAMIGVGLVLPGTTFTTEYSAFLLELGFTEAEAVDTIAELEQTGVPVVVLLAGLGLVLGGTLFALAALGEELGWRGLLLTELAPLGFWKLSLWTGLVWGIWHTPLILLGLQFPNQPVVGIFTMTVTTVALSPIYTYLTVRAQSVLAATFFHGSFTLGVFTSVFLVNESELVISSFGVVGIVAALFGIAACLVHDRLLADEQITTGGPLSPWSRTEA
- a CDS encoding CBS domain-containing protein, translated to MYTVADLPIENTLQTVEYDLGLESALRRMFEYSYTQIGVERDGELVGIVTYRSVVRTLLAFHQLEVGHKTLDNISVGAAVEDAHTISEDENLLAVFDALAEYTYIVVNREGEWNILTDYDLLTRLKQMLEPFLLIESIEMQLRDIFTRVFGDSLSEQLAETFDEEHPLPTPASIEHCSYAHYAQFISIHWEEFESLFDDQQDVIRELVFEIGDMRNQLFHFRIDDPEEFDRDLLRFGQSYFSSV
- a CDS encoding cysteine hydrolase family protein yields the protein MDEYIEPRPGSSVLLTIDTQNDFTLPGAPAEIEGTAQAVSQMKRLAEAFRSADAPIVNVVRLYKEDGSNVDQCRRATIEAGAEIVQPGTDGAELVEELKPSADVRIDSEALLRGDFQEIGSQEWIMYKPRWSAFYRTGLEDFLAARSVDTVVACGCNFPNCPRTTIYEASERDYRLVFVPDATSRVYERGIRELENIGVTVQGTADTIEWISE
- a CDS encoding zinc-dependent alcohol dehydrogenase family protein; the protein is MRAAVLREHGEPLDVTEVDPPEPDPDGVVVEIEACGICRSDWHGWQGDWGWLGLETSPGQILGHEPAGHVVAVGEEVEKVREGDHIAVPFNLGDGTCEQCRTGHGNTCDNTTPLGFVESAPGAFAELLHVPHADHNAVHLPEGVSSTDMAGLGCRFMTAFHGLAHQAPVSAGDWVAVHGCGGVGLSAVHIADALGANVVAVDLDDDKLSKAAELGATETVNAGETERVPREIKGISDGGCHVSVDALGIEETCRNSILGLGKRGTHVQIGLTTEAEQGDLSIPSDLMVMQEIEFVGSLGLPPTRYDEIFRMVATDKITPGAVVSETVGLEDVSDKLAAMTDFETEGIPVVDSF
- a CDS encoding DUF1330 domain-containing protein: MNENENESEDESENGTVYIVAQIQVEDWDTYESDYLPKTLERITAHGGEVLVASEAAEELEGEWDGNWTVIIEFPSEADAYAFMQDEEYVEAMRARHEAAAWNDIAMLPAFDG